A portion of the Tindallia magadiensis genome contains these proteins:
- the trmD gene encoding tRNA (guanosine(37)-N1)-methyltransferase TrmD — protein sequence MIIKVLTLFPEVLEPYFKSSMIGRAQSKNAVEIEIINIRDFSLDKHNSVDDYPFGGGGGMIMTPQPIINAHQAAEKKCNSDEKIRTIYCTPKGKTLTQQIAKELSEEKHIIILCGHYEGVDQRAIDTVTTDEISIGDYVLTGGELPAAVIVDSVVRLLPDVLDSKRRYEEESFYNGLLEYPQYTRPREYLGQKVPNILLSGDHSKISKWRHFQSLKETWLKRPDLLNAISMTEEEKEFIKKLRKTPNKEIDY from the coding sequence ATGATCATAAAAGTATTAACGCTCTTCCCAGAAGTGCTAGAACCTTACTTTAAGAGTAGTATGATAGGTAGAGCTCAATCAAAGAATGCCGTTGAAATTGAAATTATTAATATAAGAGATTTTTCTTTGGATAAACATAATAGCGTTGATGATTATCCGTTTGGTGGAGGTGGTGGAATGATTATGACACCACAACCAATCATAAATGCTCATCAAGCTGCTGAAAAAAAATGTAACAGTGATGAGAAAATCAGAACAATATATTGTACTCCTAAAGGTAAAACTTTGACCCAACAAATTGCTAAGGAATTATCAGAAGAAAAGCATATCATCATTCTTTGTGGACATTATGAGGGTGTTGATCAAAGGGCTATAGACACAGTAACTACTGATGAAATTTCGATTGGTGACTATGTGCTTACTGGTGGAGAATTACCTGCAGCTGTTATTGTAGACAGTGTTGTTCGTTTACTGCCGGATGTACTGGATTCTAAAAGAAGGTACGAGGAAGAGTCTTTTTATAATGGATTGTTAGAGTACCCTCAATATACTCGTCCGAGAGAATATCTAGGTCAAAAAGTGCCTAATATATTGTTGTCAGGGGATCATTCAAAGATTAGTAAATGGCGTCATTTTCAATCATTGAAAGAAACGTGGTTGAAAAGACCGGATCTATTAAATGCAATAAGTATGACAGAAGAAGAAAAAGAGTTTATTAAAAAGCTTAGGAAAACCCCTAATAAAGAAATTGATTACTAA
- the dprA gene encoding DNA-processing protein DprA, translated as MKITKEKLTLISLSLEGVFNYKDFVMIDKYAGGYDKFWDLSPICIENLFPRAVEKRNRIMKILLNPQEYKKRIIDLDTQCQILTIFDDCYPESLKNIYDPPFVLYVKGSLRWDIPLVAMVGARKASSYGKWAAREFSRKLVKKGIGIVSGLAYGIDALSHEGALEGDGYTIGVLGCGIDHIYPAANSKIYERVLRTGAIISEYPPGFSPQKHYFPARNRIISGISNGVFIIEAGEKSGSLITADFAMEQGREVYALPGHITHSLSYGTNQLIQDGAKMVLKPEDIVDEFESKQLLKKTVCSESNDFPNLSVKEHQLVKLISKKETSIDELVYLMDLPVWEINSMITVLELKGMVTTMGGRLFTSVR; from the coding sequence TTGAAAATTACTAAAGAAAAACTGACTCTTATTAGCTTGAGCTTAGAAGGGGTTTTTAACTATAAAGACTTTGTAATGATTGATAAATATGCAGGAGGATACGATAAATTCTGGGATTTGTCGCCGATATGTATTGAAAATCTTTTTCCAAGAGCTGTGGAGAAGAGAAATAGAATAATGAAAATTTTATTAAATCCACAAGAGTATAAAAAAAGAATTATTGATTTAGATACACAATGTCAAATCCTAACCATCTTTGATGACTGTTATCCAGAGTCATTAAAGAATATCTATGACCCACCTTTTGTATTATATGTTAAGGGGAGTTTGCGCTGGGATATTCCTCTTGTAGCGATGGTTGGTGCTAGGAAAGCGTCTTCTTATGGAAAGTGGGCAGCTAGAGAATTTTCTCGAAAATTGGTTAAAAAAGGCATAGGAATAGTAAGTGGCTTAGCTTATGGAATTGATGCATTAAGCCATGAAGGGGCACTGGAAGGTGATGGGTATACAATAGGTGTCTTAGGTTGTGGGATAGATCATATATATCCGGCTGCAAATAGTAAAATTTATGAACGTGTTTTACGTACAGGAGCTATTATTTCTGAATATCCACCAGGTTTTAGTCCTCAAAAACATTATTTTCCAGCACGCAACAGAATTATAAGTGGAATTTCAAATGGAGTTTTTATAATAGAAGCTGGAGAAAAAAGCGGTTCTCTTATTACGGCTGACTTTGCTATGGAACAAGGAAGAGAAGTTTATGCTTTGCCAGGTCATATTACCCATAGTCTAAGCTATGGAACTAATCAGCTCATCCAAGATGGAGCTAAAATGGTTCTGAAGCCTGAAGATATTGTTGATGAGTTTGAATCGAAACAACTATTAAAAAAAACGGTGTGCTCTGAATCAAATGATTTCCCCAATTTAAGTGTAAAAGAGCATCAGTTAGTTAAGTTAATAAGTAAAAAAGAAACTTCTATAGATGAGTTAGTGTATTTAATGGACTTACCTGTTTGGGAGATCAATAGTATGATAACTGTATTGGAATTAAAAGGGATGGTTACTACTATGGGAGGGCGATTATTTACATCTGTTCGTTAA
- the ffh gene encoding signal recognition particle protein yields MLFEGLAEKLQATFDKLKGKGKLTESDVKEAMREVKLALLEADVNFKVVKDFINKVKERAIGGEVLESLTPGQQVIKIVNEEMTLLMGSSESKVTFSSTLPTVYMMVGLQGSGKTTSCGKLANMMKKQQKKPLLIAADIYRPAAIEQLKTVGEKIDVPVFSMGSQIDPVNIAKAGIEEAKKNGNDLVIIDTAGRLHIDNVLMEELQNIKNEVKPQEVLLVVDSMTGQDAVNVAESFSNQVGIDGVILTKLDGDTRGGAALSVRAVTNKPIKFVGMGEKIEEFETFHPDRMASRILGMGDVLTLIEKAQTTMDMKKAQELEKKMRTQQFSFDDFLDQLQQMKNMGSMKEILEMIPGVGGKQLKNLDVDEKELVYIEAIIQSMTKGERSNPSIINGSRRKRIAFGSGTSIQQVNKLLKQFDQTRKMMKQFTDMEKGPKKGNRFKLPF; encoded by the coding sequence ATGCTCTTTGAAGGACTGGCAGAAAAGCTTCAGGCAACATTCGACAAATTAAAAGGTAAGGGAAAATTAACTGAGTCTGATGTGAAGGAAGCGATGAGAGAAGTTAAACTTGCACTGTTAGAAGCTGATGTTAACTTCAAGGTTGTGAAAGACTTTATAAATAAAGTTAAGGAAAGAGCCATTGGTGGCGAAGTTTTAGAAAGTCTAACGCCAGGGCAACAAGTGATAAAAATTGTAAATGAAGAAATGACATTGCTCATGGGTAGTAGTGAAAGCAAAGTGACTTTTTCATCAACCTTACCAACTGTCTATATGATGGTAGGGCTGCAAGGTTCTGGAAAAACTACTTCATGTGGTAAATTAGCTAACATGATGAAGAAACAGCAAAAAAAACCATTACTTATTGCCGCAGATATTTACCGGCCTGCTGCGATTGAACAATTGAAAACAGTTGGTGAAAAAATAGATGTTCCAGTGTTTAGCATGGGTAGTCAAATAGATCCTGTTAACATTGCGAAGGCAGGCATTGAAGAAGCGAAAAAAAATGGCAATGATTTGGTGATTATTGATACTGCCGGAAGGCTGCATATTGACAATGTATTGATGGAAGAGTTGCAAAATATTAAAAATGAAGTGAAACCTCAAGAAGTATTATTGGTTGTGGATTCGATGACAGGACAGGATGCCGTCAATGTTGCAGAGTCATTTAGTAATCAAGTAGGGATTGATGGGGTGATTCTTACAAAGCTAGATGGCGATACACGAGGGGGGGCTGCTTTATCTGTTCGTGCCGTTACGAATAAACCGATTAAATTTGTTGGTATGGGTGAGAAGATTGAAGAATTTGAAACGTTTCATCCAGACAGGATGGCTTCAAGGATTCTAGGGATGGGTGATGTGCTAACTCTGATCGAAAAAGCTCAAACTACCATGGATATGAAAAAAGCTCAGGAACTTGAAAAGAAAATGCGAACACAACAGTTTTCTTTCGATGATTTCTTGGATCAGCTGCAACAAATGAAGAATATGGGTTCAATGAAAGAAATACTTGAGATGATTCCTGGTGTTGGTGGAAAGCAGTTAAAGAACTTGGATGTAGATGAAAAAGAACTGGTTTATATAGAAGCAATCATTCAGTCGATGACAAAAGGTGAAAGATCAAATCCTAGTATTATCAATGGAAGTCGCAGGAAAAGAATTGCATTTGGAAGTGGAACGAGTATCCAACAAGTAAACAAACTCTTAAAACAATTTGATCAAACACGGAAAATGATGAAACAGTTTACAGATATGGAGAAAGGGCCTAAAAAAGGAAATAGATTTAAACTTCCCTTTTGA
- the rplS gene encoding 50S ribosomal protein L19, whose product MELIRSLEADQLKSNVEPFNTGDTVKVHVKVKEGTRERIQVFEGIVIKRQGGGIRETFTVRRIASGVGVERAFPVHSPKIEKIQVIKRGKVRRAKLHYIRQRIGKAAFKIKDKK is encoded by the coding sequence ATGGAACTAATTAGAAGTTTAGAAGCTGATCAGTTAAAAAGCAACGTTGAACCTTTTAATACAGGAGATACTGTTAAAGTTCATGTGAAAGTTAAAGAAGGTACAAGAGAAAGAATCCAAGTATTTGAAGGTATAGTAATTAAAAGACAAGGTGGAGGAATTAGAGAAACTTTCACTGTGAGACGTATTGCATCAGGTGTTGGTGTTGAAAGAGCATTCCCTGTACATTCACCCAAAATAGAAAAAATCCAAGTTATTAAACGTGGTAAAGTTAGAAGAGCTAAATTACACTATATTCGTCAACGAATTGGTAAAGCAGCATTTAAAATCAAAGATAAGAAATAG
- a CDS encoding KH domain-containing protein produces MGQLVELIAKSLVDHPEQVQVKETENNQSIIVELRVAPDDMGKVIGKQGRIAKAIRTVVKAASTGENRKVIVEIM; encoded by the coding sequence ATGGGCCAATTAGTTGAGTTGATCGCAAAATCACTTGTAGACCATCCTGAACAGGTTCAAGTTAAGGAGACTGAAAATAATCAATCTATTATCGTTGAGTTACGCGTAGCTCCGGATGATATGGGCAAAGTAATAGGGAAACAAGGACGTATTGCAAAAGCAATACGAACAGTAGTGAAAGCTGCTTCAACTGGTGAAAACAGAAAAGTAATAGTAGAAATAATGTGA
- the ylqF gene encoding ribosome biogenesis GTPase YlqF, with protein sequence MRINWYPGHMKKTKELLQDQLGLVDIVVEILDARIPSSSQNPQILKIISNKKSLILLNKSDLADEAVTVEWLNSFRKQNKTAIAVNSIDNKTASKVMLQLQHLYQEKAEQFRKRGRNPRPVRVMIVGVPNVGKSTLINLLAGKKRAQTGDKPGITKGKQWIKIHSTIELLDTPGILWPKFEDELVGIRLAQTGAIKDEILDIEELGLKLLEDILLLYPQFIRNRYGDLVNKEPIDVMKEIALNRGCILRGSEIDFLRVANILLDEFRSGKLGRMTLEKPSK encoded by the coding sequence ATGAGAATAAACTGGTATCCAGGACATATGAAAAAAACAAAAGAGCTATTACAAGATCAACTGGGACTTGTAGATATAGTCGTAGAGATTTTAGATGCTAGAATCCCTTCTAGTAGTCAGAATCCACAAATCTTAAAAATTATTAGCAATAAAAAAAGTTTAATTCTTTTAAATAAATCTGACTTAGCGGATGAGGCTGTTACAGTTGAATGGTTGAACAGTTTTCGAAAACAAAACAAAACAGCTATTGCTGTTAATTCTATAGATAATAAAACAGCTTCTAAAGTAATGTTGCAACTTCAACATTTATATCAAGAGAAAGCAGAGCAATTTAGAAAAAGAGGACGAAATCCTAGACCAGTCAGAGTAATGATTGTAGGAGTTCCCAATGTTGGCAAATCAACACTTATCAATTTACTTGCTGGAAAAAAAAGAGCCCAGACGGGCGATAAGCCAGGCATAACAAAAGGCAAACAATGGATTAAAATCCATTCTACGATAGAGCTATTGGATACGCCAGGTATACTTTGGCCAAAATTTGAAGATGAGTTGGTTGGAATTCGACTTGCTCAGACAGGTGCAATTAAAGATGAAATTCTTGATATAGAAGAGTTAGGATTGAAACTTTTAGAAGATATTCTCTTGCTATATCCTCAATTTATACGAAATCGATATGGGGATCTTGTAAACAAGGAGCCAATTGATGTGATGAAAGAAATTGCATTAAATAGAGGATGTATTTTAAGAGGTTCAGAAATAGACTTTCTTAGAGTTGCGAATATTCTACTGGATGAGTTTAGAAGTGGAAAGCTAGGTCGGATGACACTGGAAAAACCAAGTAAATAG
- a CDS encoding ribonuclease HII produces MESYSIEKDLWDKDYKNIACIDEVGRGCLYGDVVAAAVILPPYTYIEGVKDSKKLSENKRRILYDTIYKKAIAIGIGRISSQIIDDINIKQATKRAMLLAVENLKNSNGQIVTPDYLLVDAEHLHTTYPQESFVRGEDLVHGIAAASIIAKVYRDDLCRDWSLNDRNYALDKNKGYGTKEHREAIQKHGPTNNHRLSFLKKILK; encoded by the coding sequence ATGGAATCTTATTCAATTGAGAAAGATTTATGGGACAAAGACTATAAAAATATAGCGTGCATTGATGAAGTCGGACGTGGATGCTTGTATGGTGACGTAGTTGCGGCTGCCGTTATCTTACCTCCGTATACTTATATTGAAGGAGTAAAAGACTCGAAAAAGTTATCAGAAAATAAGCGTAGAATACTCTATGATACTATATATAAAAAAGCAATAGCTATAGGAATTGGGAGGATATCTTCACAAATAATCGATGATATCAATATAAAGCAAGCTACAAAGAGGGCGATGTTATTAGCTGTGGAAAATTTGAAAAATTCTAATGGACAAATCGTCACTCCGGATTATTTGCTTGTTGATGCAGAACATCTTCATACAACGTATCCACAAGAGAGTTTTGTGCGTGGAGAGGATCTTGTTCACGGGATTGCTGCTGCATCAATTATAGCAAAAGTGTATCGAGATGACTTGTGTAGAGATTGGAGTTTGAATGATAGGAACTATGCTTTGGATAAAAACAAAGGCTACGGGACCAAAGAACATCGTGAAGCTATTCAAAAACATGGACCAACAAACAATCATCGACTTAGTTTTTTAAAAAAGATTTTGAAATGA
- the rpsP gene encoding 30S ribosomal protein S16, which produces MAVKIRMKRMGANKKPFYRIVVADSRAPRDGRFIEEIGYYNPVSEPKQIKIDQEKAQKWMKNGAKPTETVRVLFKKNGILE; this is translated from the coding sequence ATGGCCGTAAAGATTAGAATGAAACGCATGGGTGCAAATAAGAAACCATTCTACCGAATTGTAGTTGCGGATAGTCGTGCTCCTCGGGATGGAAGGTTTATAGAAGAAATTGGTTACTACAATCCGGTTTCTGAACCAAAGCAGATTAAAATTGATCAAGAAAAAGCTCAAAAGTGGATGAAAAATGGTGCAAAACCAACAGAAACTGTACGAGTTCTGTTTAAGAAAAATGGAATTCTAGAATAG
- a CDS encoding YraN family protein has translation MKQSIGRKGEAKAKQYLLEKGYSVLSENFRAKIGEVDIVITDRDSIIFVEVKSRRTEKYGLPREAVTPYKQSKIRRVALLYIKKYKLEKRKVRFDVIEIYVDEDLDDKFWKVTHIINAF, from the coding sequence ATGAAACAATCCATTGGCAGAAAAGGAGAAGCAAAAGCAAAACAATATTTACTAGAAAAAGGATACTCTGTATTAAGTGAAAACTTTAGAGCAAAAATAGGGGAAGTGGATATTGTTATCACTGATAGAGATAGCATCATTTTTGTTGAAGTTAAAAGCAGAAGAACAGAAAAATATGGATTGCCGAGGGAAGCAGTAACACCTTATAAGCAATCCAAAATACGCAGAGTAGCACTTTTGTACATAAAAAAATATAAGCTTGAAAAAAGGAAAGTTCGGTTTGATGTTATCGAAATTTATGTGGATGAAGATTTGGATGATAAGTTTTGGAAAGTGACCCACATCATCAATGCGTTTTAA
- the rimM gene encoding ribosome maturation factor RimM (Essential for efficient processing of 16S rRNA) — protein MDFLKVGVVTNAHGINGGMKVKCLADELERFLELEWLYVGETHIRYDIKDVKIRSKDLLLYLSGVESMNQALELKGSYLYTDKSQRHELEEDQFYIADLIGMKVFDVNHCLVGHVEKINSSGAQDILVIKSQENKEYLIPNVKAFVKKISVEEGFMIIEPIEGLII, from the coding sequence ATGGATTTCCTTAAGGTAGGAGTTGTAACCAATGCTCATGGTATTAATGGAGGCATGAAGGTAAAGTGCTTAGCGGATGAGTTGGAACGATTCCTTGAACTTGAATGGCTTTATGTTGGCGAAACGCACATACGATATGATATTAAAGATGTGAAAATTAGATCTAAAGATCTTTTGCTATACCTCTCTGGCGTAGAGTCGATGAACCAAGCGTTGGAACTAAAAGGTTCCTACCTTTACACAGATAAATCACAAAGACATGAACTTGAAGAAGATCAGTTCTATATTGCTGATTTAATTGGTATGAAAGTGTTTGATGTCAATCATTGCCTAGTAGGTCATGTTGAAAAAATCAACTCCTCAGGTGCTCAAGATATTCTAGTTATAAAATCGCAAGAAAACAAAGAATATCTGATTCCGAATGTGAAAGCTTTTGTAAAGAAGATATCTGTAGAAGAAGGCTTTATGATCATTGAGCCTATTGAAGGGTTGATTATATGA
- the ylxM gene encoding YlxM family DNA-binding protein, with the protein MDEKNMRMVLLYDFYQGLLTEKQRYMMDLYYQQDFSLAEIAEILLVSRQAVYDHLKRTENILEKHEKNMKLIEKYFQQQKIIKNIEEKIGSCELESVGTELSDFLDELKELLKQL; encoded by the coding sequence TTGGACGAAAAGAACATGAGAATGGTTCTGTTATATGATTTTTACCAAGGCTTACTAACAGAAAAACAACGATATATGATGGATCTTTATTACCAGCAAGATTTTTCTTTAGCAGAAATTGCAGAAATTCTGCTAGTGTCAAGACAAGCTGTTTATGATCATTTGAAAAGAACAGAGAATATTCTGGAAAAACACGAAAAAAATATGAAGCTTATAGAAAAGTATTTTCAACAACAAAAGATCATAAAAAATATAGAGGAAAAGATAGGAAGTTGTGAGCTAGAAAGCGTAGGGACAGAATTAAGTGATTTTTTGGATGAACTCAAAGAACTTTTAAAACAATTGTGA
- the ftsY gene encoding signal recognition particle-docking protein FtsY, producing MFFKKEKNESESNAKGLFQRLKEGLDKTTKELGNKLDGLLVGYGKIDEDLYEELEEILIMSDVGYDATINALEKLKEKVKESRVEDATQVKALLKEVLIDLLTVDKSDHELNLLSDPTVILIVGVNGVGKTTTIGKLTDYCKKQKKNVLLAAGDTFRAGAIDQLEIWGNRSNTPVVKHQEGSDPAAVIFDAIQSAKAKETQVLICDTAGRLHNKKNLMNELNKIFRIVDREYSEANKEVLLVLDATTGQNAIQQAKTFGEVAPITGIVLTKLDGTAKGGIIIQIAQTLGVPVKFIGVGENIEDLQPFEAESFVNALLDR from the coding sequence ATGTTTTTTAAAAAAGAAAAAAATGAATCTGAGAGTAATGCAAAGGGTTTGTTTCAACGTTTGAAGGAGGGGTTGGATAAAACCACTAAGGAATTAGGTAATAAGCTGGATGGTTTATTGGTTGGCTATGGAAAAATAGATGAAGATCTTTATGAAGAGTTGGAAGAAATATTAATTATGTCTGATGTTGGATACGATGCTACTATAAATGCATTGGAAAAGTTAAAGGAAAAAGTAAAAGAAAGTCGGGTGGAGGACGCAACGCAAGTTAAAGCACTGCTTAAGGAAGTTCTAATAGACCTTTTAACGGTGGATAAATCAGATCATGAACTTAATCTGCTGAGTGATCCTACTGTGATTCTTATAGTAGGTGTAAATGGTGTCGGAAAAACTACAACAATTGGCAAGCTGACAGATTATTGCAAAAAACAGAAAAAAAATGTATTACTAGCAGCCGGAGATACATTTCGTGCAGGTGCAATTGATCAACTAGAGATATGGGGAAACAGATCCAATACACCGGTTGTAAAACATCAGGAAGGTTCTGATCCAGCAGCAGTCATTTTTGATGCTATTCAGTCGGCTAAAGCTAAAGAAACACAGGTTTTAATTTGTGATACAGCGGGTAGATTGCACAATAAGAAAAACCTCATGAATGAGTTGAATAAAATTTTTAGAATAGTAGATCGTGAGTATTCTGAAGCGAATAAAGAAGTTCTACTGGTTCTAGATGCAACTACAGGTCAAAATGCAATTCAGCAGGCAAAAACATTTGGAGAAGTAGCTCCTATCACAGGTATTGTATTAACAAAACTTGATGGAACTGCAAAAGGGGGCATTATTATTCAAATTGCGCAAACGTTAGGAGTACCGGTTAAATTTATAGGTGTAGGAGAAAATATCGAAGATTTGCAACCTTTTGAGGCGGAGAGTTTTGTTAATGCATTGTTGGATAGGTAG
- a CDS encoding YifB family Mg chelatase-like AAA ATPase codes for MLSKVVTASIVGMQATKVEVEVDVVNGLPAVNIVGLPDMAVKESRDRVRAAIDNSSMEFPMQRVTVNLSPADSRKEGTHFDLPIAMATLLSTGQVKSKLLDGMVVIGELSLDGSIMSVNGVLPMILELKSQGYKKMILPIDNYNEAMLVEGLQFYFATNLNDLVTKLNSDIDLITSNGVSNEENHTLTIEDFDEVSGQETLKRAMEIVAVGSHNLLIVGPPGSGKTMLTRCLPSILPELNFEESMEVAAIYSTAGLLKNNTNTLKFRPFRSPHHTSSATALTGGGRIPRPGEISLSHHGVLFLDELPEFDKRSLEILRQPMEEGIVTISRSAGTFTFPARFMMIGAMNPCPCGYYGFEEKGRSCVCAPYQIQRYVQRISGPLIDRVDLFCEARRLEYEDLTSTRQAESSLSIRKRIAKARNFQLSRYGNLNLKNANFNTAQIKKYCVLEASAEKLMAYAYDKLKLSARAYSRLMKVSRSIADMDLSEKIEEKHLAEALQFRTTSLFQRS; via the coding sequence ATGCTTTCAAAAGTTGTGACAGCTAGTATTGTAGGAATGCAGGCAACTAAAGTTGAGGTTGAAGTGGATGTTGTAAATGGTCTTCCAGCTGTTAATATTGTTGGTTTACCAGACATGGCTGTAAAGGAATCTAGAGACAGGGTGCGTGCGGCTATTGATAATAGTAGCATGGAGTTTCCGATGCAAAGGGTAACGGTAAATCTTTCACCGGCGGATAGTCGTAAAGAAGGCACACATTTTGACTTGCCAATTGCCATGGCAACCTTATTGTCGACGGGACAGGTAAAAAGTAAATTGCTCGATGGTATGGTGGTCATAGGTGAATTGTCGCTGGATGGATCGATTATGAGTGTTAATGGCGTTCTTCCAATGATACTAGAATTAAAATCTCAAGGATATAAAAAAATGATCCTTCCAATAGATAATTACAATGAAGCCATGCTTGTAGAAGGCTTACAATTTTACTTTGCCACGAATCTAAATGACTTGGTTACCAAATTAAATAGTGATATTGACTTAATAACCAGTAATGGTGTGTCTAATGAAGAAAATCACACTTTAACTATTGAGGACTTTGATGAAGTGAGTGGTCAAGAAACCTTAAAACGTGCAATGGAGATAGTAGCGGTGGGCAGTCATAATCTTTTAATAGTAGGACCTCCAGGGTCTGGGAAAACGATGTTAACAAGATGTTTGCCAAGTATTTTACCTGAGTTAAATTTTGAGGAGTCGATGGAAGTAGCTGCGATTTATAGTACAGCTGGTTTGTTGAAAAACAACACAAACACTCTGAAATTCAGGCCTTTCAGATCACCTCATCATACCTCTTCGGCAACTGCGTTAACGGGTGGAGGAAGGATTCCTAGACCAGGGGAAATTTCTTTAAGTCATCATGGAGTTTTGTTTCTAGATGAGCTTCCTGAATTTGATAAGAGATCACTGGAGATTCTGAGGCAACCTATGGAAGAAGGGATTGTAACGATATCGAGGTCGGCAGGAACTTTTACTTTTCCTGCGAGGTTTATGATGATTGGGGCAATGAATCCTTGTCCTTGTGGTTATTACGGTTTTGAAGAAAAAGGTAGATCGTGTGTATGTGCACCTTATCAGATACAAAGATATGTGCAACGCATATCGGGACCATTGATAGATAGAGTGGATTTATTTTGTGAAGCTAGAAGGTTAGAGTATGAAGATTTGACATCAACAAGGCAAGCGGAATCTTCCTTATCTATACGAAAAAGAATTGCTAAAGCTAGAAACTTTCAACTTAGTCGTTATGGAAACCTAAATCTTAAAAATGCTAACTTTAATACAGCGCAAATCAAAAAATACTGTGTTCTTGAAGCAAGTGCAGAAAAATTAATGGCATATGCCTATGATAAATTAAAACTCAGTGCACGTGCGTATAGTCGATTAATGAAGGTGTCTAGGTCTATAGCGGATATGGATCTATCGGAAAAGATAGAGGAAAAGCATTTAGCTGAAGCGTTGCAATTTAGAACAACTTCACTTTTTCAAAGGAGTTGA